Proteins encoded by one window of Streptomyces sp. NBC_01477:
- a CDS encoding helix-turn-helix domain-containing protein yields the protein MASRTRPSRLHQEPEAVTWARKKAGFTKRALAELVGISEQLMGEIESGWRSATPANLIKIADALNCPIVVLERKRHADGASPPAG from the coding sequence ATGGCATCGCGCACCCGACCGAGCAGGCTTCACCAGGAGCCCGAAGCGGTCACCTGGGCACGCAAGAAGGCGGGCTTCACCAAGCGGGCCCTCGCCGAACTCGTCGGGATCTCCGAGCAGCTGATGGGCGAGATCGAATCCGGCTGGCGCAGCGCGACCCCGGCCAACCTCATCAAGATCGCCGACGCCCTGAACTGCCCGATCGTCGTCCTGGAGCGCAAGCGCCACGCCGACGGCGCCTCGCCCCCGGCCGGCTGA
- a CDS encoding helix-turn-helix domain-containing protein → MTEPPIAPPEGLLIKRAQVAARLSQREAAKRAGLSEARWRQLVSGFQLVSRTKVAVRSPDETLARMARAVGVTAEQLEAAGRDGAANTLRDAEAEAVRNRVGSAPGPDPTTGSAATQSRVDERWALVEAILDRALTGLTEPEHATLADRITTYVAQPPEADAGAQPADAGEAAEHR, encoded by the coding sequence ATGACAGAGCCACCCATTGCTCCCCCCGAGGGTTTATTGATCAAGCGCGCCCAGGTGGCCGCCCGGCTTTCACAGCGGGAGGCCGCGAAACGCGCCGGACTGAGCGAGGCCAGATGGCGGCAACTGGTCTCCGGTTTCCAGCTCGTCAGCCGCACGAAGGTGGCGGTTCGCAGCCCCGACGAGACGCTGGCGCGAATGGCCAGAGCGGTCGGCGTCACCGCCGAGCAACTGGAGGCGGCCGGCCGCGACGGTGCCGCCAACACGCTGCGGGACGCCGAGGCCGAAGCGGTACGGAACCGAGTCGGCTCGGCGCCGGGCCCTGACCCCACGACCGGCTCCGCCGCCACCCAGAGCCGGGTGGACGAACGCTGGGCTCTGGTCGAGGCCATCCTGGACCGGGCACTGACCGGCCTGACCGAGCCGGAACACGCGACACTGGCCGACCGCATCACGACGTATGTCGCCCAGCCACCGGAGGCGGACGCGGGCGCGCAGCCTGCGGACGCGGGCGAGGCAGCGGAACACCGCTGA
- the uppS gene encoding polyprenyl diphosphate synthase — protein sequence MPRHVACVMDGNGRWAQQRSLPRTSGHRAAETTVIDVIEAARTAGVKWLSLYAFSTENWRRPSDEIDFLMHLVRRVVRKHAPLLHARGIRCRFLGVADPRIPAPLARDFADLMTLTDANRGMTLTVAFDHGGRQDIVEAARSLIRSGTAADDVDERHFAAHLPFPDTPDVDLVIRTSGEQRISNFMLWQVAYAEWVFPPVLWPDFRGPHFLECLHTYQQRDRRFGGVPPHANGDRHP from the coding sequence GTGCCGCGGCACGTCGCGTGCGTGATGGACGGCAACGGCCGCTGGGCGCAACAGCGTTCGCTGCCGCGCACATCGGGCCACCGGGCGGCGGAGACGACGGTGATCGACGTGATCGAGGCGGCGCGCACCGCCGGGGTGAAGTGGCTGAGCCTGTACGCCTTCTCCACCGAGAACTGGCGGCGCCCGAGCGACGAGATCGACTTCCTCATGCACCTGGTGCGCCGGGTGGTGCGCAAGCACGCCCCGCTGCTGCACGCGCGCGGCATCCGCTGCCGCTTCCTCGGCGTGGCGGACCCGAGGATCCCCGCGCCGCTGGCCCGGGACTTCGCCGACCTGATGACGCTGACCGACGCGAACCGGGGCATGACGCTGACCGTGGCCTTCGACCACGGCGGACGGCAGGACATCGTCGAGGCGGCCAGGTCGCTGATCCGCAGCGGGACGGCCGCCGACGACGTGGACGAGCGGCACTTCGCCGCCCATCTGCCCTTCCCCGACACACCCGATGTGGACCTCGTCATCAGGACCTCGGGCGAGCAGCGCATCTCCAACTTCATGCTCTGGCAGGTGGCCTACGCCGAGTGGGTCTTCCCGCCGGTCCTCTGGCCGGACTTCCGCGGACCGCACTTCCTGGAGTGCCTGCACACCTACCAGCAACGCGATCGCCGCTTCGGCGGCGTGCCGCCGCACGCGAACGGAGACCGACACCCGTGA
- the katG gene encoding catalase/peroxidase HPI, producing MTENHDAIVVDAKTEGAESAGGCPVAHTRAPHPTRGEGNRAWWPERLNLKILAKNPAVSNPLGEEFDYAEAFKSLDLPAVKQDIAEVLTTSQDWWPADYGHYGPFIIRMAWHSAGTYRISDGRGGAGAGQQRFAPLNSWPDNANLDKARRLLWPVKKKYGQSLSWADLLVLAGNVALETMGFETFGFGGGRADVWEPEEDVYWGPETTWLGDERYTGDRELESPLGAVQMGLIYVNPEGPNGNPDPLASARDIRETFRRMAMNDEETVALIAGGHTFGKTHGAGPADNVGADPEAAPLEAQGLGWSNAYGTGKGGDTITSGLEGAWTNTPTTWDNSFFEILFGYEWELSKSPAGAHQWKPKDGAGAGTVPDAHDAAKIHAPTMLTTDLALRVDPSYEQISRRFLENPAEFADAFARAWFKLTHRDMGPVVRYLGPEVPSETLVWQDPVPAVTHELVDAADISGLKERILASGLSVSQLVSTAWASASTFRGSDKRGGANGARIRLEPQKGWEVNGPDGLPTVLRALESIQEGFNSAQTGGKQVSLADLIVLAGGAAVEKAAKDAGFTVEVPFTPGRTDASQEQTDVESFAALEPAADGFRNYVGKGTRLPAEYLLLDRANLLTLSAPEATVLVGGLRVLGANHQQSKHGVLTTTPGVLTNDFFVNLLDLGTTWQPTAEDGASFEARDAATGEVKWTGTRADLVFGSNSELRAVAEVYASDDAKEKFVRDFVAAWVKVMDLDRFDLV from the coding sequence ATGACTGAGAACCATGACGCAATCGTCGTAGACGCGAAGACGGAGGGCGCGGAGAGCGCGGGGGGCTGCCCGGTCGCGCACACGCGCGCCCCGCACCCGACGCGGGGCGAGGGCAACCGGGCGTGGTGGCCGGAGCGGCTCAACCTCAAGATCCTTGCCAAGAACCCCGCGGTGTCCAACCCGCTCGGTGAGGAGTTCGACTACGCCGAGGCCTTCAAGAGCCTCGACCTGCCGGCCGTGAAGCAGGACATCGCCGAGGTGCTGACCACCTCGCAGGACTGGTGGCCGGCCGACTACGGGCACTACGGCCCGTTCATCATCCGCATGGCGTGGCACAGCGCGGGCACGTACCGGATCAGCGACGGCCGCGGCGGCGCCGGCGCCGGGCAGCAGCGCTTCGCGCCGCTCAACAGCTGGCCCGACAACGCGAACCTCGACAAGGCCCGCCGCCTGCTGTGGCCGGTCAAGAAGAAGTACGGGCAGAGCCTGTCCTGGGCCGACCTGCTGGTGCTCGCCGGCAACGTCGCCCTGGAGACGATGGGCTTCGAGACCTTCGGCTTCGGCGGCGGGCGCGCCGACGTCTGGGAGCCCGAGGAGGACGTCTACTGGGGTCCCGAGACCACCTGGCTCGGCGACGAGCGCTACACCGGCGACCGCGAGCTGGAAAGCCCGCTCGGCGCGGTCCAGATGGGCCTGATCTACGTCAACCCCGAAGGCCCCAACGGCAACCCGGACCCGCTGGCCTCGGCCCGCGACATCCGTGAGACCTTCCGCCGGATGGCGATGAACGACGAGGAGACCGTCGCCCTGATCGCGGGCGGCCACACCTTCGGCAAGACCCACGGCGCAGGCCCGGCCGACAACGTCGGCGCCGACCCCGAGGCCGCCCCGCTGGAGGCCCAGGGCCTCGGCTGGAGCAACGCGTACGGTACGGGCAAGGGCGGCGACACCATCACCAGCGGCCTCGAAGGCGCCTGGACGAACACCCCGACCACCTGGGACAACAGCTTCTTCGAGATCCTGTTCGGCTACGAGTGGGAGCTGTCCAAGAGCCCGGCGGGCGCCCACCAGTGGAAGCCGAAGGACGGCGCCGGAGCCGGCACCGTACCCGACGCGCACGACGCGGCGAAGATCCACGCGCCGACGATGCTGACGACCGACCTCGCGCTGCGCGTCGACCCGTCCTACGAGCAGATCTCGCGCCGCTTCCTGGAGAACCCCGCGGAATTCGCGGACGCCTTCGCCCGCGCGTGGTTCAAGCTGACCCACCGCGACATGGGCCCCGTCGTGCGCTACCTCGGCCCCGAGGTCCCGTCCGAGACGCTGGTGTGGCAGGACCCGGTCCCCGCGGTGACGCACGAGCTGGTCGACGCGGCCGACATCAGCGGCCTCAAGGAGCGGATCCTCGCCTCCGGCCTGTCGGTGTCCCAGCTGGTCTCCACCGCGTGGGCCTCGGCCTCGACCTTCCGCGGCAGCGACAAGCGCGGCGGCGCCAACGGCGCCCGCATCCGCCTTGAGCCGCAGAAGGGCTGGGAGGTCAACGGACCCGACGGGCTGCCCACCGTGCTGCGCGCCCTGGAGAGCATCCAGGAGGGCTTCAACTCCGCGCAGACCGGCGGCAAGCAGGTCTCCCTCGCCGACCTGATCGTGCTGGCCGGCGGCGCCGCCGTCGAGAAGGCCGCCAAGGACGCGGGCTTCACCGTCGAGGTGCCCTTCACCCCGGGCCGTACCGACGCGTCGCAGGAGCAGACCGACGTCGAGTCCTTCGCCGCGCTGGAGCCGGCCGCCGACGGCTTCCGCAACTACGTCGGCAAGGGCACCCGCCTGCCGGCCGAGTACCTGCTGCTCGACCGGGCGAACCTGCTGACCCTGAGCGCCCCCGAGGCGACCGTCCTGGTCGGCGGCCTGCGCGTGCTGGGCGCCAACCACCAGCAGTCGAAGCACGGCGTCCTCACCACGACCCCGGGTGTGCTGACGAACGACTTCTTCGTCAACCTGCTCGACCTGGGCACCACGTGGCAGCCGACGGCCGAGGACGGTGCCTCCTTCGAGGCCCGCGACGCGGCCACCGGCGAGGTCAAGTGGACCGGCACCCGCGCCGACCTGGTCTTCGGCTCCAACTCCGAGCTGCGCGCCGTCGCGGAGGTCTACGCGAGCGACGACGCGAAGGAGAAGTTCGTCCGCGACTTCGTCGCGGCCTGGGTCAAGGTCATGGACCTGGACCGCTTCGACCTGGTCTGA
- a CDS encoding COG4315 family predicted lipoprotein translates to MRHHVRVIAAAGTVLAAAAATACSGSSTGSSAAATAPAATSRSVALEDAAKAAPATVTTKSVPLGKVLVNDKNLTLYLFQADKTSKSTCTGACATAWPPLVVTGKPTASGGVQSKLLSTSKRSDGSTQVTYKGHPLYRFAGDAKPGDVNGQGLNNFGAKWYVLGTDGKQITSTSSPSSSSGGGGY, encoded by the coding sequence GTGAGGCACCACGTCAGAGTCATCGCCGCCGCGGGCACGGTGCTCGCCGCCGCCGCGGCGACCGCCTGTTCCGGCAGCAGCACCGGCTCGTCCGCCGCCGCTACGGCGCCCGCCGCGACCAGCAGGTCGGTCGCGCTGGAGGACGCCGCGAAGGCCGCTCCCGCGACGGTCACGACCAAGTCGGTGCCGCTGGGCAAGGTCCTCGTCAACGACAAGAACCTCACGCTCTACCTCTTCCAGGCCGACAAGACCTCGAAGTCCACCTGCACGGGCGCCTGCGCCACGGCGTGGCCGCCGCTGGTCGTGACGGGCAAGCCGACCGCGTCCGGCGGGGTCCAGAGCAAGCTGCTCTCCACGAGCAAGCGCTCGGACGGCAGCACACAGGTGACGTACAAGGGCCACCCGCTCTACCGGTTCGCCGGCGACGCCAAGCCCGGCGACGTCAACGGCCAGGGCCTGAACAACTTCGGCGCCAAATGGTACGTGCTGGGGACGGACGGCAAGCAGATCACCTCCACGTCGTCACCGTCGTCGAGTTCCGGGGGCGGCGGGTACTGA
- a CDS encoding helix-turn-helix domain-containing protein: protein MDIPPHQAVLDEVGPRLKRLRAKRNLTLAALSETTGISKSTLSRLESGLRRPSLELLLPLAAAYRVPLDDLVGAPEVGDPRVRLAPRSMPNGGTVVPLSRGPGPLQAYKMIVPDRGSEPDLRTHEGYEWLYVLHGRLRLVLADHDLTLEAGEAAEFDTRLPHWFSGADGQPAEILSLFGRQGERMHVRARPRE from the coding sequence ATGGACATCCCGCCCCACCAAGCCGTGCTCGACGAGGTCGGCCCCCGGCTCAAGCGGCTGCGCGCCAAGCGCAACCTCACCCTGGCCGCGCTCTCCGAGACCACCGGCATCTCCAAGAGCACCCTGTCCCGGCTGGAGTCCGGCCTGCGCCGCCCCAGCCTTGAGCTGCTGCTCCCGCTCGCCGCCGCCTACCGCGTACCGCTGGACGACCTGGTCGGCGCGCCGGAGGTGGGCGACCCACGGGTACGGCTGGCCCCGCGCTCGATGCCCAACGGCGGCACCGTCGTACCGCTGTCCCGCGGTCCCGGCCCCCTGCAGGCGTACAAGATGATCGTTCCGGACCGGGGCAGCGAACCCGATCTGCGGACGCACGAGGGGTACGAGTGGCTGTACGTGCTGCACGGCCGGCTGCGGCTCGTCCTGGCCGACCACGACCTGACGCTGGAGGCGGGCGAGGCCGCCGAGTTCGACACCCGGCTGCCGCACTGGTTCAGCGGCGCCGACGGTCAACCTGCCGAGATCCTCAGCCTCTTCGGCAGGCAGGGCGAGCGCATGCACGTCCGCGCCAGACCGCGCGAGTGA
- a CDS encoding class I SAM-dependent methyltransferase: protein MSADESAHGHDGHDTHHGHHGHGHNTELDWGVLADQLETAGELQLPVLRDTAARLRDLLGPRHEVRRVFDVGSGPGVMTCVLAEEFGDAEVVAVDGTQALLDRALARADGLGLGGRVAVRLAELSDGLGDGLGTADLIWSSKAVHHLGDQQGALDALAGALRPGGVLAVAEGGLPMRFLPRDIGIGRPGFQSRLDAVGEDWFATMRAELPGSSAVVEDWPAMLRRAGLVDATSFTTLLDLPAPLSTPARAYLHAHLTRLRDGMSAALPPEDLTTLDALLAPAAPASLLTRPDAFLLAATTTFTATRPT, encoded by the coding sequence ATGAGCGCTGACGAATCCGCCCACGGGCACGACGGGCACGACACGCACCACGGTCATCATGGCCACGGCCACAACACCGAGCTGGACTGGGGGGTCCTGGCCGACCAGCTGGAAACCGCCGGTGAGCTGCAACTCCCGGTCCTGCGCGACACCGCGGCACGGCTGCGCGACCTGCTCGGGCCGCGGCACGAGGTCCGCCGCGTCTTCGACGTCGGCAGCGGGCCCGGCGTGATGACCTGCGTCCTGGCCGAGGAATTCGGCGACGCCGAGGTGGTCGCCGTGGACGGTACGCAGGCGCTGCTCGACCGCGCGCTGGCCCGCGCGGACGGGCTCGGCCTCGGCGGCAGGGTCGCGGTACGGCTCGCGGAGCTGTCCGACGGCCTCGGCGACGGGCTCGGCACCGCCGACCTGATCTGGTCAAGCAAGGCGGTGCACCACCTCGGCGACCAGCAGGGCGCGCTCGACGCCCTCGCCGGTGCGCTGCGGCCCGGCGGCGTGCTCGCCGTGGCCGAGGGAGGTCTGCCCATGCGCTTCCTGCCGCGCGACATCGGCATCGGCCGGCCCGGGTTCCAGTCCCGGCTGGACGCGGTGGGGGAGGACTGGTTCGCGACGATGCGGGCCGAGCTGCCCGGCAGCAGCGCCGTGGTCGAGGACTGGCCCGCCATGCTCCGCCGGGCCGGCCTGGTCGACGCAACGAGCTTCACCACCCTGCTGGACCTCCCCGCCCCCCTTTCCACCCCGGCCCGCGCCTACCTGCACGCCCACCTGACCCGCCTGCGCGACGGCATGAGCGCGGCCCTCCCTCCGGAGGACCTCACCACCCTCGACGCGCTCCTCGCCCCGGCCGCCCCGGCGTCCCTCCTCACCCGCCCCGACGCCTTCCTCCTGGCGGCCACCACAACCTTCACGGCCACCCGCCCGACCTGA
- a CDS encoding ArsR/SmtB family transcription factor has translation MSVTVDDDLWSAVGDPTRRRLLDLLLREGSGTATGLSEHLPVTRQAVAKHLAVLDRAGLVHATTAGRERHYRVDQDRLARATAQLADVGAAWDARLRRIKRIAETIQRGRDADSGTGQQQ, from the coding sequence ATGAGCGTGACGGTGGACGACGACCTGTGGTCGGCGGTGGGCGACCCGACGCGGCGCCGGCTGCTCGACCTGCTGCTGAGGGAGGGCAGCGGGACGGCGACCGGCCTGAGCGAGCACCTGCCGGTGACCCGCCAGGCGGTGGCCAAGCACCTCGCCGTACTCGACAGGGCCGGCCTGGTGCACGCGACCACCGCGGGCCGCGAACGGCACTACCGCGTCGACCAGGACCGGCTCGCCCGCGCCACGGCCCAGCTGGCGGACGTCGGCGCCGCCTGGGACGCCCGGCTCCGGCGCATCAAGCGCATCGCCGAGACGATCCAGCGCGGCAGGGACGCGGACAGCGGAACCGGACAGCAGCAGTAG
- a CDS encoding SRPBCC domain-containing protein, protein MEYGTLEREIRIDASPEVVFDVISSPEHLRQWWPDEADFPAEPGGTGRIGFGDVTKDGTWVQFTVVDAVPPRLFSFRWTHQEGEAAVPGNSNLVVFELESAGGGTLLRMTESGFRERGWDEAKAAAAHADHTTGWDFYLPRLEAYAAKAAAGA, encoded by the coding sequence ATGGAGTACGGAACGCTGGAGCGGGAGATCCGCATCGACGCCTCGCCCGAGGTCGTCTTCGACGTGATCAGCAGTCCCGAGCACCTGCGCCAATGGTGGCCGGACGAGGCGGACTTCCCGGCCGAGCCCGGCGGTACGGGCCGGATCGGCTTCGGGGACGTCACCAAGGACGGCACCTGGGTGCAGTTCACGGTGGTCGACGCGGTGCCGCCGCGGCTCTTCTCCTTCCGGTGGACCCACCAGGAGGGCGAGGCCGCGGTCCCGGGCAATTCGAACCTGGTCGTCTTCGAGCTGGAGTCCGCCGGCGGCGGCACCCTGCTGCGGATGACCGAGAGCGGCTTCCGCGAGCGCGGCTGGGACGAGGCCAAGGCCGCCGCCGCGCACGCCGACCACACCACCGGCTGGGACTTCTACCTGCCGCGGCTGGAGGCGTACGCGGCGAAGGCCGCGGCGGGCGCATGA
- a CDS encoding oxygenase MpaB family protein, which produces MTDNGSSTRTPEEPPGSLFGPDSQFHRFFNDPRWALAMVRATVLEAAHPQIGAALIDNSTFVTHPWRRLRNTLVSLQRMFGTDDDVRRREAARLNRMHARLSGTDERSRPYDAMDPEVRAWVVATLFESSVTMCRLSGQPLEPAAMEQLYAEFRAFLVVLGDQAGHLPPTVQEFWPYYDRVVAQELENTEALRIILYRLFDHLPAPPLLGGLPTVWAAGRALAGPAIGAITVASLPEPFRRRAGLPEIPGAQTLMQSAYMAAGLARFLPEGWLQTDYLTNLMSLSADSDDPRYATVTALRARMKRAGAFVRLVAPLPAQRGPAGAAEPRRSADQFFAEVLDQTGDGFLDWPDLAAMARELASRLDLDEPAETRLYTAYADWWRELQTALDADGDGRVSREEYAAAVPSLAGPALIRVAEVLFDVTDADGDQFIDAGEYRALFRTGFGRTVAGAEARCSRSAFVKDFLSFMAGRRYSTAYDPLLTDA; this is translated from the coding sequence GTGACGGACAACGGCAGCAGCACCCGTACGCCCGAAGAACCGCCCGGGTCCCTCTTCGGACCCGACTCGCAGTTCCACCGGTTCTTCAACGATCCGCGCTGGGCGCTGGCCATGGTCAGAGCCACGGTGCTGGAGGCCGCCCACCCGCAGATCGGCGCGGCCCTGATCGACAACTCGACCTTCGTCACGCACCCGTGGCGCCGGCTGCGCAACACCCTGGTGAGCCTCCAGCGCATGTTCGGCACCGACGACGACGTCCGGCGGCGGGAGGCGGCCCGGCTCAACCGCATGCACGCGCGGCTGAGCGGCACCGACGAGCGGAGCCGGCCCTACGACGCGATGGACCCCGAGGTCCGCGCGTGGGTGGTCGCGACGCTCTTCGAGAGCTCCGTCACGATGTGCCGGCTCAGCGGTCAGCCGCTCGAACCGGCGGCCATGGAGCAGCTGTACGCCGAGTTCCGGGCGTTCCTGGTCGTGTTGGGCGACCAGGCCGGTCATCTGCCGCCCACGGTGCAGGAGTTCTGGCCGTACTACGACCGTGTGGTGGCGCAGGAGCTGGAGAACACCGAGGCGCTGCGCATCATCCTCTACCGGCTCTTCGATCATCTGCCCGCGCCGCCCCTGCTGGGCGGCCTGCCGACGGTGTGGGCGGCGGGGCGGGCCCTCGCCGGGCCGGCCATCGGCGCGATCACCGTGGCCTCGCTGCCCGAGCCCTTCCGGCGGCGGGCGGGGCTGCCCGAGATCCCCGGTGCGCAGACACTGATGCAGAGCGCGTACATGGCCGCGGGCCTGGCCCGCTTCCTGCCCGAGGGCTGGCTGCAGACCGACTACCTCACCAACCTGATGTCACTGTCCGCGGACAGCGACGACCCCCGGTACGCGACGGTCACCGCGCTGCGCGCCCGTATGAAGCGGGCCGGTGCCTTCGTACGGCTGGTCGCGCCCCTCCCCGCGCAGCGCGGCCCCGCCGGGGCGGCCGAACCGCGGCGCAGCGCCGACCAGTTCTTCGCCGAGGTGCTGGACCAGACCGGGGACGGTTTCCTGGACTGGCCCGATCTCGCGGCCATGGCACGGGAGTTGGCCTCCCGGCTCGATCTGGACGAGCCGGCCGAGACCAGGCTCTACACCGCCTACGCCGACTGGTGGCGGGAACTCCAGACGGCCCTCGACGCCGACGGGGACGGCCGGGTCAGCAGGGAGGAATACGCCGCCGCCGTGCCCTCGCTCGCGGGTCCCGCGCTGATCAGGGTCGCGGAAGTGCTCTTCGACGTCACCGACGCGGACGGCGACCAGTTCATCGACGCGGGCGAATACCGGGCGCTCTTCCGGACCGGCTTCGGGCGTACGGTCGCGGGCGCCGAGGCGCGCTGCTCCCGCAGCGCGTTCGTGAAGGACTTCCTGTCCTTCATGGCGGGCCGCCGCTATTCGACGGCGTACGACCCGCTGCTCACCGACGCGTAG
- a CDS encoding DUF6191 domain-containing protein yields MQFIVFMTLPGLVILLSAVAFVDQVLLRLGRARVLPWRGAGRQGQISATGFEQLHASFSPGKQNELDQRKTTLMLRDDQGDGAPPRSKVDLDQGTALIRVRR; encoded by the coding sequence ATGCAGTTCATCGTCTTCATGACGCTGCCGGGACTGGTCATTCTGCTGTCGGCGGTGGCGTTCGTCGACCAGGTGCTGCTGCGGCTCGGCCGCGCCCGCGTCCTGCCGTGGCGCGGGGCCGGGCGGCAGGGCCAGATCTCGGCAACCGGCTTCGAGCAACTGCACGCCAGCTTCTCGCCGGGCAAGCAGAACGAACTGGACCAGCGGAAGACCACGCTCATGCTGCGCGACGACCAGGGCGACGGCGCCCCGCCCCGCTCGAAGGTCGACCTGGACCAGGGCACCGCGCTGATCCGCGTCCGCCGGTAG
- a CDS encoding Fur family transcriptional regulator produces the protein MSDLLERLRGRGWRMTSQRRVVAQVLDGDHVHLTADEVHARAAQQLPEISRATVYNTLGELVSLGEVVEVSTDGRARRYDPNAHHPHQHLVCSSCGTVRDVHPTRDPLSDLPAAERFGFTVSAAEVTYRGLCPSCAQAPAEA, from the coding sequence ATGAGTGACCTGCTGGAACGACTGCGAGGGCGCGGCTGGCGGATGACCTCCCAGCGACGCGTCGTCGCGCAGGTCCTCGACGGCGACCACGTCCACCTCACGGCCGACGAGGTGCACGCGCGCGCCGCCCAGCAGCTGCCCGAGATCTCCCGGGCCACCGTCTACAACACGCTGGGCGAGCTGGTCTCGCTCGGCGAGGTCGTCGAGGTGTCCACCGACGGCCGCGCCCGGCGCTACGACCCGAACGCGCACCACCCGCACCAGCACCTGGTCTGCTCCTCCTGCGGCACCGTCCGCGACGTCCACCCCACCCGGGACCCGCTGTCCGACCTGCCCGCGGCGGAACGCTTCGGCTTCACGGTCTCCGCGGCCGAGGTCACCTACCGCGGGCTGTGCCCGTCCTGCGCGCAGGCCCCGGCCGAGGCGTAG
- a CDS encoding SRPBCC family protein produces MADILHRVGVEHVPPQRVYEALTTLDGLSGWWTEKTSGETGPGGVIEFRFGPGGFDMKVTELDPGRLVRWEVVAGPEEWVGTHVRWELRQDGDWTIVLFTHEGWREPVEFMHHCSTKWAAFLLSLKQLLETGEGAPDPHDTRISDWH; encoded by the coding sequence ATGGCAGACATCCTTCACCGCGTCGGCGTCGAGCACGTACCGCCGCAGCGGGTGTACGAAGCGCTCACCACCCTGGACGGCCTGTCCGGCTGGTGGACCGAGAAGACGTCGGGGGAGACCGGCCCCGGCGGCGTGATCGAATTCCGGTTCGGCCCCGGCGGGTTCGACATGAAGGTCACCGAACTCGACCCCGGCCGGCTCGTCCGCTGGGAAGTGGTGGCAGGACCGGAGGAGTGGGTCGGCACCCATGTGCGCTGGGAGCTGCGGCAGGACGGCGACTGGACGATCGTGCTGTTCACGCACGAAGGCTGGCGTGAGCCGGTCGAGTTCATGCACCACTGCAGCACCAAGTGGGCCGCCTTCCTGCTGAGCCTCAAGCAGCTCCTCGAAACCGGCGAGGGCGCCCCCGACCCGCACGACACGCGGATCAGCGACTGGCACTGA